From the Cloeon dipterum chromosome 4, ieCloDipt1.1, whole genome shotgun sequence genome, the window TTGAAGCAGattataataaacaatttttagaataaaatatgtgTAGATAGAAGTAGGCATCGCAATGGTGCTCTCTCGAGATAACGCCTTGCTGAATGACTGCACTTGTTTGTAGAAATCCCTACCATAGGCCAAGTCCCGCCTTCTGTGGCGTTGGCTTTAAAAGGAGACGCGGGGGCCCAAGAAGCTCAGATTCATCTTTCACCGCGGTCGAGGCAGTAGGCAGACTCAGTGCAGTGTAATCAGTGCTCAGAAGGGTTAATTGCAAAAGAGGTGAgtacaacacacacacacacattcgaACCGGCggtcggctggctggctggctggctggttgattgatttttcctaCCCACGCTCTGCGTCATGCGACCGCGACCCTAATGCCGCACATATACTCGACGCTAAAATTGTgtaaattcatttatatatatatttgtcgcgtcaataataatttcttgtgGAGCGAGGTGATCGGGCGTCGAGCTCTCCGCTCGGGGATTCCAACGCCGGTTGCGTCAGTTGGCTTGGCGCCGCTGCATTTCAGTTCGTCTTTCCAATTGCCTGGGAAAGTCCACGCGCTTAAACTGGTTTTCGCGGCTGTTATTAGCGTGCTGCCCGGTTCACTCAACCCAAAGCCTGCCTTAATCGTATAATTATTCAAGCATGCGAGAGCAATGTCACGGCCATTGGGTCACAATACCTGTACACTTTTATTACTtcgctcggcggcggcggcggcggcagcggcggcggcggctcctcGCAATTAGACTGTCCGACCGACGCAGCAAACAAACACGCCTATTGTGCTAAAGGCCTTCGAATTCAGCTAGGCGCGGGCCGTATAATTACGGCACACGAGATATCTTCCTCTTTCACGCAGAGTTGCTCGCCTAACGAGAGATTGTGATCTCGTTTTGCGTCTTTGCCTTTCGGGAGAGTGACGAAActcgaataaattttgtacGAGTCAGTTGTTGATTGTTTCTTTCCTCCTTTGTTTCAGGCAAAATGAAGTTCCTTGTGGTGTGCCTGTTTGCGATTCTAGGCGCTGCCGTTGCTATGCCCGTAGAGGGCGACACTGTCAAAGAGCCCGTGCCACTGATCGTCAGCGACTACTCGAGCGTGGCCAAGGacagcgccgccgccgtcccGGAGTCCGTGGCGCCCGTCGCGTCCGAGGAGGCCAAGGCTGAGGCCGTCGAGTCCACCGACGCGCCCGTCACCGAGCCCTCCGCCGACGAGGCCGAGAAGGAGTTCGCCAACGAGGTCAAGCAGGAGGAGAAACTGCTGAGGACCGTCAGCGATGAAGCCGAAGACGTCGCCGCCGTGACCGAGAACGTCGTCGAGGCCAAGGAAGAGCCCTCCGAGGACGCTCCCGCGACCACCGAGCCTGCCGCCTTGTCCGACGAGGCCCCCGAGCCCGTGCAGGTCGACGCCAAGACCGTCGAGGAGGAGGTGAGGAGCGAGgaggccgccgccaccaccgtgGAGCCAGAGTTCGTGCCCGCCAAGGACGCCGTCAGCCGCAGGAGGCGTGACACCGAAGAGGACCAGACTGAGTCGGTGGAGGCAGTGACTGATACCGTCAAGTCGGCCGAGGTGGTCGCAGAGGTGGTCGCCGAGGAGGCGGTCGAGAGCAGGACTGAGTCTGATCCGGAGCCCACCACCGTCAGCAACGAGAAGGCCGAATCGTCGTAGACACACGAATTTGAGAATCACACGCGCAAAGCCGTCTGACAAATAGATTTTCGCCtcccttaatttatttccgcaACATTCTCACACTGGGAAATCTATTTCTTGTCATTCTcaggctttaaaaaattactttttttaattccaagcATAGTAGAAACAGCGAACAGCCCCTCGACGCCAGCTTCTTCACAGGTTTTAAAACGTGAgcagtgattttaaaaaatgttttaatttaagattgtATTTatgaatgagaaaataaaaattttgtaagaaaacTGTCGGTGTTTATCTTGGTGCTTGCGGAATCCCATGTATCACAATATTCATGAGAATAAGAGATATAAAAGTAGGCGTTTCGCATCCTTTCCCAGGCGATATATCTGAAAAGGAGCCATGTGCCAAGGTCGCATACACACTCACAAATATTTCGCCTCCGAGAATGCGGAAAGTTAACCGTCGTTGCGATGACGcgttccaaaaattaatccaaactCCTTGAAACCGCGCGGCCGCGTATATCGAGAgccaaattgaatatttccGTAAAAGAGTTATTACAcacgttatttattttgtttccattgtgagcattattattgttgcaaTCATTCTGGCCGAGCAGCTAGTGGTTATATTGTTACAGCCGGGCGAATGAAGCTACAAGGTCGTCTGCGTGCTCAATTCAATAATGCCCAAgtcagcgcgcgcggcgacgcGGCCTCTAAAATTCGCACCACCAGATGCTCACTTcccgcccgctcgcccgccgccgccatgGCAAATATAATTCAGTCAGGCTCTCTGCtggcataaataaataaatatcgttTCTTAGTGTGTTGGTCGTCTCCATCGGCGAGAAATTCGCGTCAACGATCGCGG encodes:
- the LOC135944800 gene encoding MARCKS-related protein 1-A-like, whose product is MKFLVVCLFAILGAAVAMPVEGDTVKEPVPLIVSDYSSVAKDSAAAVPESVAPVASEEAKAEAVESTDAPVTEPSADEAEKEFANEVKQEEKLLRTVSDEAEDVAAVTENVVEAKEEPSEDAPATTEPAALSDEAPEPVQVDAKTVEEEVRSEEAAATTVEPEFVPAKDAVSRRRRDTEEDQTESVEAVTDTVKSAEVVAEVVAEEAVESRTESDPEPTTVSNEKAESS